The following proteins come from a genomic window of Flavobacterium eburneipallidum:
- the mobC gene encoding conjugal transfer protein MobC produces the protein MQGEDDVRGLAKIMAFMRAVSILLVLMHFYWFCYGFFLERGWTLELINKILGNFQRTASLFSNTLYSKLFALVLLALSCLGTKGVKNEKITWAKIYTALAIGFVLFFLNTPLLRLSSGMATSLYILTTSLGYIALMVAGVWISRLLRTNLMDDVFNNENESFMQETKLMNNEYSVNLPTKFYYKGKWNEGWINVVNPFRASIVLGTPGSGKSYAIINNYIKQHIEKGFSMYIYDFKFDDLSTIAYNHLLKHADKYKVKPKFYVINFDDPRRSHRCNPINPNFMTDISDAYESAYTIMLNLNRSWIQKQGDFFVESPIILLAAIIWFLKIFDSGKYCTFPHAIELLNKKYADVFTILTSYSDLENYLSPFMDAWQGGAQDQLQGQIASAKIPLSRMISPQLYWVMTGDDFSLDINNPNEPKILCVGNNPDRQNIYSAALGLYNSRIIKLINNKGKLKSSVIIDELPTIYFRGLDNLIATARSNKVAVCLGFQDYSQLTRDYGDKESKVIQNTVGNIFSGQVVGETAKSLSERFGKVLQKRQSLTINRSDKSTSISTQLDSLIPVSKISTLTQGIFVGAVSDNFDERIEQKIFNAEIVVDNAKVDSETKAYKKIPEILSFLDENGEDKMKEEIEANYRQIKRDIVLIIETELERIKNDPDLQHLVKEG, from the coding sequence ATGCAAGGAGAAGACGATGTAAGAGGACTTGCCAAAATTATGGCTTTTATGCGTGCAGTCAGCATTCTGTTGGTACTAATGCACTTTTACTGGTTTTGTTATGGCTTTTTTTTGGAACGAGGTTGGACACTAGAATTAATCAACAAAATACTAGGTAATTTTCAACGGACAGCAAGCTTGTTTTCCAATACTTTATATTCTAAACTCTTTGCCTTAGTTTTACTCGCATTAAGTTGTTTGGGAACCAAGGGAGTAAAAAATGAAAAGATAACCTGGGCCAAAATCTATACTGCCTTAGCCATCGGTTTTGTTCTTTTCTTTTTGAATACGCCATTATTACGATTGTCTTCAGGAATGGCAACATCTTTATATATTCTGACAACTTCACTAGGTTACATTGCTCTAATGGTGGCTGGTGTATGGATTAGTCGTTTACTCCGTACCAACCTAATGGATGATGTCTTCAATAACGAGAACGAAAGTTTCATGCAAGAAACCAAATTGATGAACAATGAATATTCCGTTAATCTTCCTACCAAGTTTTATTATAAAGGCAAATGGAATGAGGGTTGGATTAACGTAGTAAATCCTTTTAGAGCTTCCATTGTTTTGGGTACACCGGGATCGGGTAAGAGTTATGCCATTATCAACAACTACATCAAACAGCATATCGAAAAGGGGTTTTCTATGTACATCTATGATTTTAAATTCGATGACCTTTCAACCATTGCCTACAATCATTTGTTGAAGCATGCCGATAAGTATAAAGTAAAACCAAAATTCTATGTCATTAATTTCGATGACCCAAGAAGAAGCCACCGTTGTAATCCCATCAATCCAAATTTCATGACGGATATTTCAGATGCTTATGAATCGGCTTATACCATTATGCTGAACCTGAACAGAAGTTGGATACAAAAGCAGGGAGATTTCTTTGTAGAATCCCCCATAATCCTGTTAGCCGCCATTATTTGGTTCTTGAAAATTTTCGACAGCGGAAAGTACTGTACATTTCCTCACGCCATTGAGTTGCTCAACAAGAAATACGCAGATGTATTTACCATCCTTACTTCCTATTCAGATCTCGAAAATTATTTATCACCTTTTATGGATGCGTGGCAAGGTGGGGCACAAGATCAGTTGCAAGGACAGATAGCTTCCGCTAAAATTCCTCTATCAAGAATGATTTCACCACAACTTTATTGGGTAATGACGGGTGATGATTTTTCATTGGACATTAACAATCCAAATGAACCGAAAATACTTTGCGTTGGCAATAATCCAGATAGGCAGAATATCTATTCGGCTGCATTGGGGTTGTATAATTCGAGAATTATAAAACTGATAAACAATAAAGGAAAACTAAAAAGTTCAGTTATTATTGATGAATTACCAACTATATACTTTAGAGGATTGGATAATCTGATTGCCACTGCCAGAAGCAATAAAGTAGCCGTTTGTTTGGGGTTTCAGGATTATTCGCAATTAACCCGAGATTATGGCGATAAGGAAAGTAAGGTTATACAAAATACCGTAGGTAATATTTTTAGCGGACAAGTTGTTGGAGAGACTGCCAAAAGTCTTTCGGAACGCTTTGGCAAAGTATTGCAGAAAAGACAAAGCCTGACTATAAATAGAAGTGATAAATCTACCTCCATTTCGACCCAGTTGGACAGTCTTATCCCAGTATCCAAAATTTCGACTCTTACACAAGGAATATTTGTGGGGGCTGTTTCGGATAATTTTGATGAGCGAATTGAACAGAAAATTTTTAATGCAGAAATTGTAGTGGATAATGCTAAAGTAGATTCCGAAACGAAAGCATATAAAAAGATTCCTGAGATTTTATCATTTTTGGATGAAAACGGTGAAGATAAAATGAAAGAAGAAATAGAGGCTAATTACAGGCAAATAAAACGGGATATTGTTTTAATTATCGAGACTGAACTGGAACGCATCAAAAATGATCCAGATTTACAGCATTTGGTGAAAGAAGGTTAA
- the mobB gene encoding conjugal transfer protein MobB, producing the protein MIAKINRGANMIGALSYNQFKVDTEKGEVLATHRMRETINGNYTVAQLYRSLEPYLIANKRTEKPVLHISLNPDPRDQVNDESFKLLAKDYMELMGYGEQPYVVFKHTDIERTHIHIVSTSVDRNGKKISDSYEKLRSMNACRTLEQDYKLLPATEKERNPKEAIFRPVDYKEVNVKSQIASVVRHLPKYYEYQSLGAYNALLSLFNITTEEVKGEVNGQPKQGLVYFALNELGEKVSNPFKASRFGRYAGSDNLQKHFGKSKEKMKTSQAKTVLKNTIEITMHTTPGETEFKKQLLEQGINMVIRRNKEGRIYGMTFIDHESRTVWNGSQLDKNLSANVFNDWWKDGNTEKRPEMMKDNSIHLSSIKIDNAQTETEQPHELFDFMNKNQAECTNDNLGLIEAFGGLLPQALGEDYEAQAFANQMNKKKKRRRNRDQK; encoded by the coding sequence ATGATAGCTAAGATTAATCGTGGAGCAAATATGATTGGGGCACTTTCCTATAATCAATTTAAAGTTGATACGGAAAAAGGGGAGGTATTGGCCACGCATCGAATGAGAGAAACCATCAATGGAAATTATACCGTTGCTCAATTATACCGTTCACTTGAACCTTATCTAATTGCAAACAAGCGAACGGAAAAGCCAGTTTTGCATATATCGCTTAATCCCGATCCGAGAGATCAGGTAAATGATGAAAGCTTTAAACTGCTAGCCAAAGATTATATGGAACTTATGGGTTATGGTGAACAGCCTTATGTAGTTTTCAAACATACCGACATTGAACGAACTCACATTCACATTGTATCAACATCTGTAGATCGTAACGGTAAAAAAATATCGGATTCTTATGAAAAATTACGTTCCATGAATGCCTGCCGTACATTAGAACAAGATTATAAACTACTACCGGCAACGGAAAAAGAGCGCAATCCAAAAGAAGCAATTTTCAGACCAGTAGATTATAAAGAAGTTAATGTAAAGAGCCAGATAGCTTCGGTAGTTAGACACTTACCAAAGTATTACGAGTACCAAAGTTTGGGAGCTTATAACGCACTACTTTCCCTTTTTAACATTACCACTGAGGAAGTAAAAGGAGAAGTAAACGGTCAGCCTAAACAGGGATTGGTCTATTTTGCATTGAACGAGCTGGGAGAAAAAGTTAGTAATCCGTTCAAGGCATCACGCTTTGGTCGCTATGCAGGTTCTGACAATTTACAAAAACATTTTGGAAAATCGAAAGAAAAGATGAAAACGTCACAAGCAAAAACGGTACTAAAAAACACCATTGAAATAACTATGCATACAACTCCCGGTGAAACTGAATTCAAGAAACAATTACTGGAGCAAGGAATTAATATGGTTATCCGTCGGAACAAAGAAGGACGTATTTATGGAATGACTTTTATTGACCACGAATCCCGTACCGTTTGGAATGGCTCACAATTAGACAAAAATCTTTCTGCCAACGTTTTCAATGATTGGTGGAAAGATGGAAATACTGAAAAACGCCCAGAAATGATGAAGGATAACTCCATTCATTTATCATCCATAAAAATAGATAATGCTCAAACAGAAACAGAACAACCTCACGAACTCTTTGACTTTATGAATAAAAATCAAGCTGAATGTACAAATGACAATTTGGGATTAATCGAAGCGTTTGGAGGGCTATTGCCTCAAGCTCTGGGCGAAGATTACGAAGCACAAGCATTTGCCAACCAAATGAATAAAAAGAAGAAGCGCAGAAGAAATCGTGACCAAAAATAG
- the mobA gene encoding conjugal transfer protein MobA: MDGQQNNGKNKGGRNFKKNPSIHRYVFRLTDEENSKFLSLFEASGADNKAHFVTSILFEKPIKTVKVDIAAMDYYMRLTTLYGQFRSVGVNYNQIVKLLYRNFSEKKAAAYLFKLEKQTAELAKLCREITQLTEEFETKYLIKNEKK; encoded by the coding sequence ATGGACGGACAACAAAACAATGGAAAGAACAAAGGTGGTCGGAATTTTAAAAAGAATCCGAGCATCCACCGTTATGTTTTTCGTCTTACGGACGAGGAAAACTCCAAATTTCTTTCCCTTTTTGAAGCTTCAGGTGCAGATAATAAAGCTCATTTTGTTACTTCCATTTTGTTTGAAAAGCCAATCAAAACTGTAAAAGTAGATATAGCTGCAATGGATTATTACATGCGATTAACTACTTTGTATGGTCAGTTTCGTTCCGTTGGCGTCAATTACAATCAGATCGTAAAGCTATTGTATCGCAATTTTTCTGAAAAGAAAGCGGCAGCGTATCTCTTTAAACTGGAAAAACAAACAGCGGAATTAGCGAAGTTATGCCGTGAAATCACGCAGTTGACTGAGGAGTTTGAAACCAAATATTTGATTAAAAACGAAAAAAAATGA
- a CDS encoding ParA family protein, which translates to MNSKHKTVFIAFSSQKGGVGKSTFTTLVASTLHYRLGYNVAVFDADFPQHSLMKMKSRDLAMVMENEHLKRLAYKQFTTINKKAYPIMQHKAESVLEAAHEFLNASSVAVDVVFFDLPGTVNTPGILKALAGMHHIFTPITADRVVMESTLIFTQLLQDVIMKKGETSIETINLFWNQVDGRESTPLYEIYNKLIEQLGLSLMESQIKNSTRFRKEGEENSKTIFRSTVMPPDERLMKACQLDQFMKEFLKIIQS; encoded by the coding sequence ATGAATTCAAAACACAAAACAGTATTTATCGCTTTTTCTTCTCAAAAAGGCGGTGTCGGAAAAAGTACTTTTACAACATTGGTTGCAAGTACCTTGCACTATAGATTGGGCTATAATGTCGCAGTATTTGATGCCGATTTTCCACAACATAGTTTGATGAAAATGAAATCCCGTGATTTGGCAATGGTAATGGAAAATGAGCATTTGAAAAGGTTAGCGTACAAACAATTTACCACCATCAACAAAAAAGCTTATCCGATTATGCAACACAAAGCGGAAAGTGTATTGGAAGCGGCTCATGAATTTTTAAATGCTTCTTCAGTAGCTGTTGATGTAGTATTCTTTGACCTACCAGGAACGGTAAATACTCCTGGCATTTTGAAAGCACTGGCCGGAATGCATCATATTTTTACGCCCATTACTGCTGACCGTGTGGTAATGGAAAGTACGCTGATTTTTACACAGCTTCTACAGGATGTGATTATGAAAAAAGGTGAAACTTCCATAGAGACCATTAATCTGTTTTGGAATCAGGTGGATGGTAGGGAAAGCACACCTTTATATGAGATTTATAACAAGCTCATTGAGCAATTGGGATTAAGTCTTATGGAAAGCCAAATCAAGAACAGCACCCGTTTTCGAAAAGAAGGTGAAGAGAATAGCAAAACCATATTTCGTTCTACTGTAATGCCTCCCGATGAACGTTTGATGAAAGCTTGCCAGCTAGACCAGTTCATGAAAGAATTTTTAAAAATCATTCAATCATAG